A genomic stretch from Thermoleophilaceae bacterium includes:
- a CDS encoding thioesterase family protein, with protein sequence MSPPFSHRLRARYSECDMQGAVFNAHYLSYFDVAITELWREAYGPWEELTASGVDMVVAEANVRYRSPLRFDDEFDVEVVVEKIGTTAITTRLTIVRAGERLTEGRLRHVVIDIASRDKTAIPDDLRRAIEAYAAEPAR encoded by the coding sequence GTGAGCCCGCCATTCTCCCACCGGCTGCGCGCACGCTACTCGGAGTGCGACATGCAGGGGGCGGTGTTCAACGCCCACTACCTGAGCTACTTCGACGTGGCCATCACCGAGCTCTGGCGTGAGGCCTACGGGCCCTGGGAGGAGCTGACGGCGAGCGGCGTCGACATGGTCGTGGCGGAGGCCAACGTCCGCTACCGCTCACCGCTGCGCTTCGACGACGAGTTCGACGTCGAGGTGGTGGTGGAGAAGATCGGCACCACGGCGATCACCACCCGCCTGACGATCGTCCGCGCCGGCGAGCGCCTCACCGAAGGCCGCCTGCGCCACGTCGTCATCGACATCGCGTCCAGGGACAAGACCGCCATCCCCGATGACCTGCGCCGTGCGATCGAGGCCTACGCGGCGGAGCCCGCGCGGTGA
- a CDS encoding isocitrate/isopropylmalate family dehydrogenase has protein sequence MGVRIIVLEGDETGQELLEQALRVLDPGVCRVDVSIERFDLALDNRRRTGNDVVLAAAKAMRDARFSLKAPTITPEGKDDVGSPNRILREAVDGKVIIRTGRRIPGVTPVAGVHYPIAVVRMAVGDAYGAEEGREERDGDELAFRTEVVSRSVCHAVAEYSFRTARKIHGRVYGGPKWTVSPVYEGMLKEELDAAAERNPEVPYQPVLIDATYAGLVSGAADAPLVIPALNRDGDCLSDFVLPLFGSIAGAESVLLSFDEDHEPRTVMAEAPHGTAPALLGKDIANPMAMIMAGAALLHYVAESGVPEADLASRAIYESVLEATATGVRTPDLGGHATTTEFTDEVIGRVRTKIDIWSSLGSTV, from the coding sequence ATGGGCGTCCGGATCATTGTCCTGGAAGGAGACGAGACCGGGCAGGAGCTGCTGGAGCAGGCGCTGCGCGTGCTCGACCCCGGCGTGTGCAGGGTGGACGTCTCGATCGAGCGCTTCGACCTCGCGCTCGACAACCGCCGCCGCACCGGCAATGACGTGGTGCTGGCCGCCGCCAAGGCAATGCGCGACGCGCGCTTCAGCCTCAAGGCGCCCACGATCACGCCCGAGGGCAAGGACGACGTTGGCAGCCCCAACCGCATCCTGCGCGAGGCGGTGGACGGCAAGGTCATCATCCGAACCGGCCGCCGCATCCCGGGCGTCACGCCGGTGGCGGGCGTGCACTACCCGATCGCGGTCGTCCGGATGGCGGTGGGCGACGCCTACGGCGCCGAGGAGGGGCGGGAGGAGCGCGACGGCGACGAGCTGGCCTTCCGCACCGAGGTTGTCAGCCGCTCCGTGTGCCACGCCGTGGCCGAGTACAGCTTCCGCACCGCGAGGAAGATCCACGGGCGCGTGTACGGCGGGCCCAAGTGGACGGTGAGCCCCGTGTACGAGGGCATGCTCAAGGAGGAGCTCGACGCCGCCGCGGAGCGCAACCCCGAGGTGCCCTATCAGCCCGTCCTGATCGACGCCACGTACGCCGGTCTGGTGAGCGGCGCCGCCGACGCCCCGCTCGTCATCCCGGCGCTCAACCGCGACGGGGACTGCCTCTCGGACTTCGTGCTGCCGCTGTTCGGCTCGATCGCCGGGGCGGAGTCGGTCCTGCTCTCCTTCGACGAGGACCACGAGCCGCGCACCGTGATGGCCGAGGCGCCGCACGGCACGGCGCCCGCGCTGCTGGGCAAGGACATCGCCAATCCGATGGCGATGATCATGGCGGGCGCCGCGCTGCTCCACTACGTCGCGGAGAGCGGCGTCCCCGAGGCGGACCTGGCGTCCCGGGCGATCTACGAGTCCGTGCTCGAGGCCACCGCCACCGGCGTGCGCACCCCGGACCTCGGCGGCCACGCGACCACCACCGAGTTCACGGACGAGGTGATCGGGCGGGTGCGGACCAAGATCGACATCTGGTCCTCCCTCGGCTCGACCGTTTAG
- a CDS encoding cellulase family glycosylhydrolase, with translation MAEPVRMPRLHAPRRTLAALLALAALLGAAAPAHAARDLEVSIMDDQLLLGNSRANVDASMTIFRALGVDRVRVSAFWNQIAPRPTSRRKPSGFDGADHTAAGYNWGQLDAVVSSAAEHGLTVMISISSPFPYWASEQPSRRNDVWRPKPAEYAAFAFAVAARYGAFVDHFGIYNEPNQGAWLQPQSDRRGSVSPHLYRELVQAAYPVIKAAAPDSLVLIGELAPSGRDDRGTTRPIRPLKFLREMGCVSTRFRNVRSGRCRGFEPVPADAIGHHPYQLFRSPRSRSPRRDDAAIGDWRRLLRTLDGLTRRRAIRASSGRRLDVYYTEFGYQTDPPDPFAGIPLSRQNRWIQDAAFTAWRTPRVRGINQFRLTDGAVGQGADAFNEFQSGLLFRDQRPKPAFRSFAHPLVPSTTRPRRGRRVSLWGHARPGGRHQVVIEYRSARRGAFRRLAEVRTNSRGYFRRSVRARSGQYRYRYTDGTVGGTSRTVTLRTR, from the coding sequence ATGGCTGAACCCGTCCGCATGCCCAGACTCCACGCTCCAAGGCGCACGCTCGCGGCGCTGCTCGCGCTCGCCGCGCTCCTCGGCGCGGCCGCTCCGGCCCACGCCGCGCGCGACCTCGAGGTCTCGATCATGGACGACCAGCTCCTGCTCGGGAACTCGCGCGCGAACGTCGACGCGTCGATGACCATCTTCCGCGCCCTCGGCGTGGATCGCGTGCGCGTGTCGGCCTTCTGGAACCAGATCGCCCCGCGCCCCACGTCGAGGCGCAAGCCGAGCGGCTTCGACGGCGCCGACCACACGGCCGCCGGATACAACTGGGGCCAGCTCGACGCCGTGGTCTCCTCCGCCGCGGAGCACGGTCTGACGGTGATGATCTCGATCTCGAGCCCGTTCCCGTACTGGGCCTCCGAGCAGCCCAGCAGGCGCAACGACGTCTGGCGCCCCAAGCCGGCCGAGTACGCCGCCTTCGCGTTCGCCGTCGCCGCTCGCTACGGGGCCTTCGTGGACCACTTCGGCATCTACAACGAGCCCAATCAGGGCGCCTGGCTGCAGCCCCAGAGCGATCGCCGCGGCTCCGTCTCCCCCCACCTCTACCGCGAGCTCGTGCAGGCTGCCTACCCGGTCATCAAGGCCGCGGCACCGGACTCGCTCGTGCTCATCGGCGAGCTCGCGCCCAGCGGCCGCGACGACCGCGGCACCACCCGGCCCATCCGGCCGCTCAAGTTCCTGCGCGAGATGGGCTGTGTGAGCACGCGCTTCCGCAACGTGCGCTCGGGGCGCTGCCGCGGCTTCGAGCCGGTCCCCGCCGACGCCATCGGCCACCACCCCTACCAGCTGTTCCGCTCGCCGCGCTCGCGCTCGCCACGACGTGACGACGCCGCCATAGGCGACTGGCGGCGGCTGCTGCGCACGCTCGACGGCCTCACCCGCCGGCGGGCCATCCGCGCGTCGTCGGGCCGCCGCCTCGACGTCTACTACACGGAGTTCGGCTACCAGACCGATCCGCCGGACCCCTTCGCCGGCATCCCGCTGTCGCGCCAGAACCGCTGGATCCAGGACGCGGCGTTCACCGCCTGGCGCACCCCGCGCGTGCGGGGCATCAACCAGTTCCGGCTGACCGACGGCGCCGTCGGTCAGGGCGCGGACGCATTCAACGAGTTCCAGAGCGGCCTGCTGTTCCGCGACCAGCGGCCCAAGCCGGCCTTCCGCTCCTTCGCCCATCCGCTCGTGCCGTCCACCACGCGGCCGCGGCGCGGCCGCCGTGTGAGCCTCTGGGGTCACGCGCGCCCGGGCGGCCGCCACCAGGTGGTCATCGAGTACCGCAGCGCCAGGCGCGGTGCGTTCCGCCGGCTCGCCGAGGTGCGCACCAACTCGCGCGGGTACTTCCGCAGGTCCGTCCGCGCCCGCAGCGGCCAGTACCGCTACCGCTACACGGACGGCACCGTGGGCGGCACCTCGCGCACGGTCACGCTGCGCACGCGCTGA
- a CDS encoding DUF389 domain-containing protein: MIHLRIVAPAHSSHQALELLKRSESVINVVHLHRAAAKPEGDVILCDVVREDVSIILSDLRELEIHKQGSIAMEVIDLELSERAEEAEKAAPGAPSDAVIWEEVEARTSEETELSGTFVAFMTLAMLIAMVGIMLDSTILIIGAMVVGPEFGPIAGFCVAVVQRRGPLARRSLKALAVGFPIGILVTFCVTLVLKWLGLPPESFEEGEQRFTQFIAHPDFFSFLVAFLAGTAGVLSLTSAKSGALVGVLISVTTIPAAANIGVAAAYTDWNEFGGAVTQLAVNLGMIGLAGIGTLALQRRLYVRRRRRHLLGPERQAAGLPYARSARGSMVVDVSRFRKKP; this comes from the coding sequence GTGATCCACCTCCGGATCGTCGCCCCGGCCCACAGCTCCCACCAGGCCCTCGAGCTGCTCAAGCGCAGCGAGTCGGTGATCAACGTCGTGCACCTGCACCGCGCGGCCGCCAAGCCCGAGGGCGACGTGATCCTCTGCGACGTCGTGCGCGAGGACGTGAGCATCATCCTCAGCGACCTGCGCGAGCTCGAGATCCACAAGCAGGGCTCGATCGCGATGGAGGTGATCGACCTCGAGCTGTCCGAGCGCGCGGAGGAGGCGGAGAAGGCCGCGCCGGGCGCGCCGTCCGACGCCGTCATCTGGGAGGAGGTCGAGGCGCGCACCTCGGAGGAGACCGAGCTGTCCGGCACATTCGTGGCGTTCATGACGCTCGCGATGCTGATCGCGATGGTGGGCATCATGCTCGACTCCACCATCCTCATCATCGGGGCCATGGTGGTGGGCCCCGAGTTCGGGCCGATCGCGGGGTTCTGCGTCGCGGTGGTGCAGCGACGCGGCCCACTGGCGCGGCGCTCGCTCAAGGCACTCGCGGTGGGGTTCCCGATCGGGATTCTCGTGACCTTCTGCGTCACGCTCGTGCTCAAGTGGCTGGGCCTGCCGCCGGAGTCCTTCGAGGAGGGCGAGCAGCGCTTCACGCAGTTCATCGCCCATCCCGACTTCTTCTCCTTCCTCGTGGCGTTCCTGGCGGGCACCGCCGGGGTGCTCTCGCTGACCTCCGCGAAGTCCGGCGCGCTCGTGGGCGTCCTGATCTCCGTCACCACCATCCCCGCGGCGGCCAACATCGGCGTGGCGGCGGCGTACACGGACTGGAACGAGTTCGGTGGCGCCGTGACCCAGCTCGCCGTGAACCTCGGCATGATCGGGCTCGCCGGCATCGGCACGCTGGCGCTGCAGCGCCGCCTGTACGTGCGCAGGCGGCGTCGCCACCTGCTCGGCCCGGAGCGCCAGGCGGCCGGGCTGCCCTACGCGCGCAGCGCGCGGGGATCGATGGTGGTGGACGTGAGCCGGTTCCGGAAGAAGCCGTAG
- a CDS encoding glutathione S-transferase family protein produces the protein MSVAATPVLWHIEISHYNEKARWALDWKGVEHVRKAPQPGLHPLRARRLTGGATLPVLELDGRAIGDSTRIIAELEARFPDPPLYPAETTDRRRALEIEDFFDEQVAPDVRRLVFFHVLSSPGAAGSMAELSRAGPLKARGLRLALPLVRRDVKARYGVSAEGAETALTKIRAGLARIEDDLQPGGHLVGDGFSVADLTAAAILAPLARPREYPYPFPTVPPSVHEIRESLEGRALEWVRETYARHRPPSAEVGS, from the coding sequence ATGAGCGTCGCGGCCACACCCGTCCTCTGGCACATCGAGATCTCGCACTACAACGAGAAGGCGCGCTGGGCGCTGGACTGGAAGGGCGTGGAGCACGTCCGCAAGGCGCCGCAGCCGGGATTGCACCCGCTGCGGGCCCGGCGCCTGACCGGTGGCGCCACGCTGCCCGTGCTCGAGCTTGACGGCCGTGCGATAGGCGATTCCACGCGGATCATCGCGGAGCTCGAGGCGCGCTTCCCGGATCCGCCGCTGTATCCGGCCGAGACGACGGATCGCCGGCGAGCGCTGGAGATCGAGGACTTCTTCGACGAGCAGGTGGCGCCGGATGTGCGGCGGCTGGTGTTCTTCCACGTGCTGAGCTCGCCGGGCGCCGCCGGCTCGATGGCCGAGCTCAGCCGGGCCGGCCCCCTGAAGGCGCGCGGGCTGCGGCTGGCGCTGCCGCTCGTCCGCCGGGATGTGAAGGCCCGCTACGGGGTGAGCGCCGAGGGTGCCGAGACCGCGCTCACCAAGATCCGGGCGGGGCTTGCGCGGATCGAGGATGACCTCCAGCCTGGCGGCCACCTCGTGGGCGATGGCTTCTCGGTGGCCGACCTGACGGCCGCGGCCATCCTCGCGCCGCTGGCGCGGCCGCGGGAGTACCCCTACCCGTTCCCGACGGTGCCGCCGTCGGTCCACGAGATCCGGGAGTCGCTCGAGGGCCGTGCCCTGGAATGGGTGCGCGAGACCTACGCCCGCCACCGGCCGCCCTCCGCCGAGGTCGGCAGCTAG
- a CDS encoding sulfite exporter TauE/SafE family protein codes for MDPLLVLFGLGVGALIGATGVGGGSVMTPLLILAFGTTPTVAVGTDLAYGAVTKTLGGWRHLRMGTVDTRLSLWLAAGSVPGALGGIATLEWLHGAHGDAFDDALLMAIGVAVLVTGIVVLGRTLFMPGARDSERDEADLAGRRGLGAAALGLVIGFVIGATSVGSGALIAVGLILLFRLTPRRVVGTDVFHAAILLWVAALAHLASGNVDLLLGLNILLGSLPGVWLGTHVSARLPEAGLRLALGVVLLGAGIAVFAKAGSQVPVAVLVGAGAALAAGGWAARSHRSRRQVVRAS; via the coding sequence ATGGATCCGCTGCTAGTGCTGTTCGGCCTCGGCGTGGGGGCGCTCATCGGCGCCACCGGCGTGGGTGGCGGCTCCGTGATGACCCCGCTGCTCATCCTCGCCTTCGGGACCACGCCCACCGTGGCGGTGGGCACCGACCTCGCCTACGGCGCGGTGACGAAGACCCTGGGCGGCTGGCGCCACCTGCGCATGGGCACGGTGGACACGCGCCTGTCGCTGTGGCTGGCCGCCGGCAGCGTGCCGGGCGCGCTGGGCGGCATCGCCACGCTCGAGTGGCTGCACGGGGCGCACGGGGACGCCTTCGACGACGCCCTGCTGATGGCCATCGGCGTGGCCGTGCTCGTCACCGGGATCGTCGTGCTCGGCCGCACGCTGTTCATGCCGGGCGCGCGCGACTCCGAGCGCGACGAGGCCGACCTGGCGGGCAGGCGCGGGCTCGGCGCTGCGGCGCTCGGGCTGGTGATCGGCTTCGTGATCGGCGCGACCTCGGTGGGCAGCGGCGCGCTCATCGCCGTCGGGCTGATCCTGCTCTTCCGGCTGACGCCCCGCCGCGTCGTGGGCACTGACGTCTTCCACGCCGCCATACTGCTGTGGGTGGCCGCCCTGGCCCATCTCGCGAGCGGCAACGTCGACCTCCTTCTCGGGCTGAACATCCTGCTCGGCTCGCTGCCGGGGGTCTGGCTCGGCACGCACGTCTCGGCGCGCCTCCCCGAGGCGGGGCTGCGGCTTGCGCTGGGCGTGGTGCTGCTCGGCGCCGGAATCGCGGTGTTCGCCAAGGCGGGCTCCCAGGTCCCGGTGGCCGTGCTCGTGGGCGCCGGTGCCGCGCTGGCGGCCGGGGGATGGGCCGCCCGCTCCCACCGGAGCCGCCGCCAGGTGGTGCGGGCGTCGTGA